The genomic segment GCTCCGCTCCCCGCTCGTTCAGCACCAGCCCCGCGTATCGAGCGCCGGGGGCGCGCTCGATGCGGGCCATCACCTCTTCGGCATCCCGCAACTGCGGAATCGCCTTGGGATGGACGAATGAGGTGACCTGGATCTCGCGCACGCCGGTTCGCGAGAGGGCGTTGACGATTCGCACCTTCGTCTCGGTCGGGATGAACGCGGCTTCCATCTGAAAGCCGTCCCGCGGACCCACCTCGCACACCGTCACCGAGCCGGGCCATCGCATGGTCATTCACCTCCTGCCGGAACGCGCTGCCATGTTTAGTAGACGTCGAGGAACTCAGGCGTGCGGCGCTCGTTGTAGGCCGCCACGCCCTCGGTCCGGTCGGGATGCCCGACCATGCGCTGGTAACACTCTAACTCGATCTCGATCGCCTGCTCGATGGGCTGCTCGAGCCCCAACTTGGCCGAGCGCTTGGCCTGCTGGACGGCGGCGGGAGAGTTCGCCGCGATGGCGTCCGCGATCTCGCCTGCGATGGCGAGCAGGTCGCCGGGCGGGCACACACGGTTGACGAGGCCCCACCGGTGCGCCTCCTGCGCCGAGATCAGGTCCCCGGTCAGCAACAGCTGGAAGGCCACTCCTCGCGGGAGAAACCGGGGGAGGAACTGAGTCCCGCCCGCTCCGGGCATGATCCCGCGCTTGACCTCGGGTTGGCCGAACCGGGCAGTGTCTGAGGCGATCAGGAAGTCGGTGCTCATGGCGAGCT from the bacterium genome contains:
- a CDS encoding enoyl-CoA hydratase-related protein, giving the protein MERASGLVLVESLSRGRAVMITLNRPEVSNAINTDLALTMLDVLQDVEARSAVRAVILTGAGDRAFCAGADLKERLGMTPEQWTKQHRIFEHMHHRVRAMRKPIFAAVNGAAVGGGCELAMSTDFLIASDTARFGQPEVKRGIMPGAGGTQFLPRFLPRGVAFQLLLTGDLISAQEAHRWGLVNRVCPPGDLLAIAGEIADAIAANSPAAVQQAKRSAKLGLEQPIEQAIEIELECYQRMVGHPDRTEGVAAYNERRTPEFLDVY